From the Pocillopora verrucosa isolate sample1 chromosome 11, ASM3666991v2, whole genome shotgun sequence genome, the window agaaaatcaaattattctacttgaaaaatttccgcctaaatttacgacaataatgtcatctgcaaatgtacttcactacgaacaatatagagagaaaatacatgtttcatttcaatttagtttctagtcTTTAGAGATTATAAAGGTACACTGATTGAATGTCATAGCTTTGGTTTCAGGAATTCTAGCTTTATCGcaactcttagaaaatttacgagtgGTTTCCTCTTCTAACTCGACTTCGCGCTTTAATGGCGCCTTTTGACTACCAATGGAACCAGAAAGTGACACGGCTTCATTACTCGTgtcaaaagcctttgaaaacTCAATCTTAGTTGAAGTTTCCGGGCgttgatatttttgcaaagaccTAACATCTCTATGCCCGGTGCGCTGCATAACAAACTTATCTGGGATTCCTTTTTTCAGTGCTctagttgctgttgttgcatGGAGGCTGTGGTTGGTGAATTGGCCTTCGATTTCTGCGTCTTTGCAAAgccttttcacagtttctccAAGTATGTTGTGACCCACTGCAGTATTCCCATAccaaactgcaaaataaaaaaaaaattattttaagccaCTTCATTTGGAAATAACTCTATTCATTTGTTGCAttacactcttttttctttataagaatatattttataagAATATCGAGGctgaaatttgacaaattttagcaATATTTTAAGAGTAAACCCGAGGCTCagattttgaaaagaatataattttgtgtTCACAATTTGTAAATACAATACAACTTTCTTCCcgtaaattgcaaaattttccaacaaaacGATAAAAACCTGAACTAGCCAAATGTTCGATACGGTTCGATGAACGGTACATGCGTATTAAGGTATGCAGCATAAAAGACAAACTAAACTGCTGCAAAAAAGTATCgttattgttataaaaaaagagTGTATCGACTTACCATCATCCGAATGCTTAAATCCACGTCTTGGAGTTAAGTAGAACACATTTTTTGCCATCGCCGACTCAGGACACTT encodes:
- the LOC136284339 gene encoding zinc finger MYM-type protein 3-like; protein product: MRDNGRPELNFFTDTSFKHFQDCLDAEMKRLTAMGIGSNVKEAQVFSEDEENKLWNLGLLGDSSPRVLLDTMVFLIGKNFSLRSGKEHRNLKFSQLTLEPAKEKEPEKLIYVSFGEKNNLGGLKHRSFKQKRIEHYANSSTPDRCLVHLYKKYVSKCPESAMAKNVFYLTPRRGFKHSDDVWYGNTAVGHNILGETVKRLCKDAEIEGQFTNHSLHATTATRALKKGIPDKFVMQRTGHRDVRSLQKYQRPETSTKIEFSKAFDTSNEAVSLSGSIGSQKAPLKREVELEEETTRKFSKSCDKARIPETKAMTFNQCTFIISKD